One genomic segment of Methanorbis rubei includes these proteins:
- a CDS encoding ZPR1 zinc finger domain-containing protein, with the protein MRQVVPGPCPDCGKDIEYIYDTENIPYFSDILLLSGVCPDCGFRVTDTMVLNDREPCRWEMKVETPDDLNARVVRSMQGEIDIPEFGINIRPGPACSGFVSNIEGILLRAEDAVRRALLSCEGEETRNAIELLEHIEQARKSEIPVTVIISDPSGNSGIVSSKAVRTKLDVEAEPDGCTIHPLA; encoded by the coding sequence ATGCGTCAGGTTGTTCCAGGCCCCTGCCCTGATTGCGGCAAGGATATCGAATATATTTATGATACGGAAAACATTCCCTATTTTTCCGATATTCTTCTGCTGAGCGGTGTCTGTCCAGACTGCGGTTTCCGCGTCACCGACACGATGGTGCTCAATGATCGCGAGCCGTGCCGCTGGGAGATGAAGGTGGAAACACCCGATGATCTGAATGCACGCGTCGTCCGCAGTATGCAGGGCGAGATCGATATCCCTGAGTTCGGCATCAACATCCGTCCGGGTCCTGCATGCAGCGGATTTGTCTCCAACATCGAAGGCATTCTCCTTCGTGCGGAAGACGCTGTGCGGCGTGCACTTCTTTCCTGCGAAGGAGAGGAGACGAGGAACGCGATTGAGTTGCTGGAACATATTGAACAGGCAAGAAAGTCAGAGATTCCCGTGACGGTGATCATTAGTGATCCGTCTGGAAACTCCGGGATTGTCTCATCAAAGGCAGTGCGGACGAAACTTGACGTGGAGGCCGAGCCGGACGGATGTACGATTCATCCGCTGGCATAA
- a CDS encoding cell division protein SepF, whose amino-acid sequence MGFLDGVFGSKKDTPSEDDYMKLDLASYEGVAGADEPAVMYVKVATIADIKDCPRVKDEVYNNNIVIVDITKLKLDKIMFDRVMGDLRAVSKDVNGDIIGLGDQRYVIITPTGVRISREKIGGM is encoded by the coding sequence ATGGGATTTCTTGACGGAGTTTTCGGATCAAAGAAGGACACCCCTTCCGAAGATGACTACATGAAGTTAGACCTTGCCTCCTACGAAGGAGTCGCAGGCGCTGACGAACCGGCAGTCATGTATGTAAAAGTTGCAACCATTGCTGACATCAAAGACTGTCCGCGTGTCAAGGACGAGGTCTACAATAACAATATCGTCATCGTTGACATCACCAAACTCAAACTCGACAAGATCATGTTCGACCGCGTGATGGGTGATCTCCGTGCCGTTTCCAAAGACGTGAACGGCGACATCATTGGTCTTGGCGACCAGCGCTATGTCATCATCACCCCGACCGGCGTTCGCATCTCCCGCGAGAAGATCGGAGGCATGTAA
- a CDS encoding RNA-binding protein, with protein MVELTIKKRHAIKKSQLSSLMKKLGESIGEDAALYNAPMIEIAETASKFNIYIIDKKPLVMEQEEWAFPTLRGAVLRPFSGRRISVDMGAVPYMINGADVMRPGVVSVTDDVRAGLPALVVDESHGKPLAVVIPLYDAAGIIALEKGKAAKNLHYIGDELWNLEL; from the coding sequence ATGGTAGAACTCACGATCAAAAAACGTCACGCAATAAAAAAGAGCCAGCTCTCATCACTCATGAAAAAACTCGGCGAAAGTATCGGCGAAGATGCCGCGCTTTACAACGCCCCCATGATTGAGATTGCCGAGACTGCGTCCAAGTTCAACATCTATATCATCGACAAGAAGCCGCTTGTCATGGAACAGGAGGAGTGGGCGTTCCCGACCCTCCGCGGTGCAGTCCTCAGACCCTTCTCCGGCAGACGCATCTCTGTTGACATGGGCGCGGTCCCGTACATGATCAACGGCGCTGACGTCATGCGGCCGGGCGTCGTTTCGGTCACCGACGATGTCCGTGCCGGACTTCCTGCGCTCGTCGTGGATGAAAGTCACGGAAAACCTCTTGCGGTGGTCATTCCCCTCTACGATGCCGCAGGAATCATTGCGCTGGAGAAAGGCAAGGCCGCAAAGAACCTGCATTACATCGGTGATGAACTCTGGAATCTTGAACTCTGA
- the tsaA gene encoding tRNA (N6-threonylcarbamoyladenosine(37)-N6)-methyltransferase TrmO, with amino-acid sequence MNDALSCRTIGVVRSPFKEKGDAPSQGRHTDEISMIEIAPEYRDGLDGIAAGDDLFILCWFDRSDRTILKTRKRGENEGPLRGVFSTRSPARPNPIALTLVKLVEISGGTLRVRGLEALDGTPVIDIKPYSAGIDTPRES; translated from the coding sequence ATGAATGATGCGTTGAGCTGCCGGACGATTGGTGTTGTCAGATCACCGTTCAAAGAGAAGGGCGACGCTCCGAGTCAGGGACGTCACACTGATGAGATAAGCATGATCGAGATAGCCCCCGAGTACCGTGACGGACTTGACGGCATTGCCGCGGGAGATGATCTCTTCATTCTCTGCTGGTTTGATCGGTCCGATCGAACGATTCTGAAGACCCGTAAACGAGGGGAGAACGAAGGCCCGCTTCGCGGCGTGTTTTCCACCCGCTCTCCTGCACGCCCCAATCCGATCGCGCTAACGCTCGTCAAACTTGTGGAAATATCCGGCGGCACACTTCGGGTTCGTGGGCTTGAAGCGTTAGACGGCACGCCGGTTATTGACATCAAACCTTACTCAGCAGGAATCGATACGCCGCGTGAGTCGTGA
- a CDS encoding LSM domain-containing protein has translation MTKRPLEILDQVLNRQPVIISLKGGREIRGVLQGYDVHMNLVLDKAEEEGEKGTVQLGTLIVRGDNVIYISPSVE, from the coding sequence ATGACAAAGAGACCGCTTGAAATTTTAGATCAGGTCCTTAACCGCCAGCCGGTGATTATTTCACTGAAAGGCGGGAGGGAGATCCGCGGGGTTCTCCAGGGCTACGACGTTCACATGAACCTGGTTCTTGACAAGGCTGAGGAAGAAGGAGAGAAGGGTACTGTCCAGCTTGGAACGCTTATCGTTCGCGGCGACAATGTTATCTACATCTCTCCGTCTGTAGAATAA
- a CDS encoding 50S ribosomal protein L37e has protein sequence MTKGTPSMGLRNKHSHIICRRCGKQSFHARHGVCSSCGFGKSAKIRGYSWTKKAADN, from the coding sequence ATGACAAAAGGCACGCCATCAATGGGTCTGCGGAACAAGCACTCCCACATCATCTGCCGCCGCTGCGGAAAACAGTCCTTCCACGCCCGGCACGGTGTTTGTTCCTCGTGCGGATTTGGCAAGAGCGCTAAGATCCGCGGGTACAGCTGGACGAAAAAAGCAGCAGATAACTAA
- the purF gene encoding amidophosphoribosyltransferase, which translates to MSGIAGIVDSRGVAYPLYYALHALQHRGQEAAGISTFDGKDLSLYKGPGQLSEVFNESILAKLSGNVGIGQVLYTQKAHRGRPENIQPLKFSFQGHVLSITVSAALVQDNREALRTEYEGKGHIFSTTTNAELIAAMIAHELISGKNAEDSFVNAIRRLKGAYAGVAILDGVLYAFRDPLGTKPLCLGEFATGYIVASESVAIDTLSGDFIRDVVPGELVIVTEEGVSARQVLKADHHAFCVFEYVYTARPDSVIDGVLVYDARRKIGEKLAKYPVKADLVSPVPDSGTAFATGFADVSGIPYMEGLLKNRYVGRTFIMPAQSLRENAVRMKLNPVRRHVENKSVVLVDDSIVRGTTSLRIVEMVRDFGAKEVHMRIGSTPIIAPCYFGVDLPTRDELIANGRSTEEIRKMIHATTLEYVSEEDLVDSIGIPGEDLCMACACGKYPLEIPGEPCCACRRVYPAEDN; encoded by the coding sequence ATGAGTGGTATTGCCGGCATCGTCGATTCTCGCGGTGTCGCCTACCCCCTATATTATGCTCTGCATGCCCTCCAGCATCGAGGCCAGGAGGCAGCAGGCATATCTACTTTTGACGGGAAGGACTTGTCTTTGTACAAGGGTCCCGGACAACTTTCCGAAGTGTTTAACGAGTCTATTCTGGCGAAACTATCTGGCAATGTCGGAATCGGTCAGGTTCTGTACACACAGAAGGCTCATCGCGGGAGACCGGAAAATATCCAGCCGCTGAAATTTTCTTTTCAGGGTCATGTGCTGTCGATTACGGTAAGCGCTGCGCTGGTGCAGGACAACCGCGAGGCTCTTCGGACTGAGTATGAGGGGAAGGGACACATCTTTTCGACGACCACTAACGCTGAGCTGATTGCAGCGATGATCGCTCATGAGCTCATTTCTGGAAAGAATGCAGAGGACTCGTTTGTCAATGCGATCCGGCGGCTGAAAGGAGCCTACGCCGGTGTTGCAATTCTTGACGGTGTTTTGTACGCGTTCCGTGATCCTCTCGGAACCAAACCGCTCTGTCTTGGCGAGTTTGCCACCGGCTACATCGTTGCCTCGGAAAGTGTTGCGATCGATACACTTTCCGGAGATTTCATCCGCGATGTTGTGCCCGGAGAACTTGTCATTGTGACCGAGGAAGGCGTTTCCGCCCGTCAGGTGCTCAAAGCTGATCATCATGCGTTCTGTGTATTTGAGTATGTCTACACTGCACGACCCGACTCGGTTATCGATGGTGTTCTGGTGTACGATGCCCGCAGAAAGATCGGTGAGAAACTTGCGAAGTATCCGGTCAAGGCTGATCTTGTCTCGCCGGTGCCGGACTCGGGCACGGCATTTGCCACAGGATTTGCTGATGTGTCCGGCATTCCGTACATGGAAGGTCTCTTGAAGAACCGGTATGTCGGACGAACGTTCATCATGCCGGCACAGAGTCTTCGCGAGAATGCGGTGCGGATGAAACTCAATCCGGTCCGCAGACATGTCGAGAACAAGTCTGTTGTTTTAGTGGATGACAGTATTGTCCGCGGCACCACATCGCTCAGGATCGTTGAGATGGTCCGTGACTTTGGTGCGAAAGAGGTCCATATGCGTATCGGCTCCACCCCGATTATTGCGCCCTGCTACTTCGGCGTGGACCTACCGACCCGCGATGAGCTGATTGCGAACGGTCGGAGCACTGAAGAAATCCGAAAGATGATTCATGCAACAACGCTTGAGTACGTCTCTGAAGAGGATCTTGTGGACTCCATCGGCATCCCGGGCGAGGACCTCTGCATGGCCTGTGCCTGCGGAAAGTATCCGCTTGAAATTCCGGGCGAACCCTGCTGTGCGTGCCGCAGGGTGTATCCGGCAGAAGATAACTGA
- a CDS encoding methylated-DNA--[protein]-cysteine S-methyltransferase, with translation MYYSTKHLTPVGTLTLASDGEDLVGLWIEGQKYFGDTIPDKMTEKNELPIFVSTKRWLDRYFSGEKPLVSELSLRPHGGEFRQEVWDILCEIPYGEVITYGEIAKKMANRLGKERMSSQAVGGAVGHNPISIIIPCHRVVGTSGNLTGYAGGVGTKAMLLEHEGVDMSALFFPKKSSAL, from the coding sequence ATGTACTATTCAACAAAGCATCTGACACCAGTCGGAACACTAACCCTTGCCAGCGACGGGGAAGATCTTGTGGGACTTTGGATTGAGGGGCAAAAGTATTTTGGCGATACCATCCCCGATAAAATGACGGAAAAGAATGAACTCCCAATCTTTGTCTCTACGAAGAGATGGCTGGACAGATATTTTTCCGGAGAGAAACCTCTGGTTTCGGAGCTGTCCCTTCGTCCTCACGGCGGAGAATTCAGGCAGGAAGTGTGGGATATTTTGTGTGAAATTCCATATGGAGAGGTGATCACGTACGGAGAAATTGCCAAAAAAATGGCAAATAGGCTGGGAAAAGAACGAATGTCCAGTCAGGCGGTTGGTGGAGCGGTGGGGCATAATCCAATCTCCATTATCATTCCCTGTCATCGGGTAGTGGGAACCAGCGGCAATTTGACAGGCTACGCCGGTGGTGTCGGGACAAAAGCGATGTTGCTGGAACATGAGGGAGTCGATATGTCAGCCCTATTTTTTCCGAAAAAAAGTTCGGCACTTTGA
- the cofD gene encoding 2-phospho-L-lactate transferase — translation MITVLSGGTGTPKLIRGLRQILRDNEITVVVNTAEDMWMSGLYVSPDIDTVQYLFSGLLNTDSWWGIRGDSFETFHAMEKLGYTEPLPLGDKDRATNVCRAEFLRQGMTLTEATEKIARGYGVQAAILPMSDQEVTTYVRTEDGSLMHYQEYWVGRRGNVPITEIVRKTAGNAPLTATPEVIAAIENSDGVIIGPSNPVTSIGPILECAGVREALAPKFTIAVSPFIGNRPFSGPAAALMRAWGHEPTSYGTWQVYKDCVSMFIQDTRDTDIEVPGAHRLDTMMTNEKKAESLAWDLLSYFPRK, via the coding sequence ATGATTACGGTACTGTCCGGCGGAACCGGCACACCGAAACTCATCCGCGGACTCCGTCAGATTCTGCGTGACAACGAGATCACGGTCGTGGTCAACACGGCCGAAGATATGTGGATGTCGGGCCTCTACGTTTCGCCTGACATTGATACCGTGCAGTATCTTTTCTCCGGCCTTCTGAACACCGACTCGTGGTGGGGCATCAGGGGCGACTCGTTTGAGACGTTTCATGCGATGGAAAAACTTGGCTACACCGAACCTCTCCCGCTCGGTGACAAGGATCGTGCGACCAATGTCTGCCGTGCCGAGTTCCTCAGGCAGGGGATGACGCTCACCGAGGCAACGGAAAAAATTGCCAGAGGCTACGGGGTGCAGGCAGCGATTCTGCCGATGTCTGATCAGGAGGTGACAACCTACGTCAGAACCGAGGACGGTAGCCTCATGCATTATCAGGAGTACTGGGTTGGCAGGCGCGGTAATGTGCCGATCACCGAAATCGTCCGAAAGACTGCGGGCAACGCCCCGCTCACAGCAACTCCTGAGGTCATCGCCGCAATTGAAAACAGCGACGGCGTTATCATCGGCCCGTCCAATCCGGTGACCAGCATCGGCCCGATTCTTGAGTGTGCGGGAGTGCGTGAAGCTCTCGCACCAAAGTTCACGATCGCTGTAAGTCCATTCATCGGCAACCGTCCGTTCAGCGGTCCGGCAGCCGCCCTCATGCGTGCGTGGGGACATGAGCCAACCTCCTACGGCACATGGCAGGTCTACAAAGACTGCGTCAGCATGTTTATTCAGGACACCCGCGACACCGATATCGAAGTCCCGGGCGCTCACCGGCTCGATACCATGATGACAAATGAAAAGAAGGCCGAGTCCCTTGCATGGGATTTGCTCTCATACTTCCCACGAAAATAA
- the pyrF gene encoding orotidine-5'-phosphate decarboxylase, producing MADLLLALDVKGKAEAVRVAAACAGELDAIKIGYPLVLSTGLGIVKDLAKSEIPIIADFKVADIPNTNSLICEEVFGAGCAGIITHAFCGSDSLAACVDASHDHGGVCFVVCEMSHPGALDFLSGENAERMARMAKAAGADGIIAPATRPERTATLRGIIGSSMKIYSPGVGAQGAQPEDVKKYVDGIIVGRAIYEAADPKAAAHEFRVRAR from the coding sequence ATGGCGGATCTTCTTCTCGCACTGGATGTGAAGGGAAAGGCCGAGGCGGTTCGCGTGGCAGCTGCCTGCGCGGGCGAGCTTGATGCGATCAAGATAGGCTATCCGCTGGTGCTTTCAACCGGCCTTGGGATCGTGAAGGATCTCGCAAAGTCAGAGATTCCAATCATCGCAGACTTCAAGGTGGCTGACATTCCAAACACCAACTCCCTCATCTGTGAAGAGGTGTTCGGTGCAGGATGTGCAGGCATCATTACGCATGCGTTCTGCGGGTCAGACTCACTTGCGGCATGTGTGGACGCATCACATGATCACGGCGGCGTCTGCTTTGTGGTCTGCGAGATGAGTCATCCGGGAGCTCTTGACTTCCTCTCAGGAGAGAATGCAGAGAGGATGGCACGGATGGCAAAGGCTGCAGGGGCTGACGGCATCATTGCTCCGGCAACGCGGCCCGAGCGGACGGCAACTCTTCGCGGCATCATCGGCTCTTCGATGAAAATTTATTCGCCAGGTGTTGGTGCTCAGGGAGCACAACCTGAAGACGTGAAAAAATATGTGGACGGCATCATCGTTGGTCGTGCGATCTATGAGGCTGCCGACCCGAAGGCTGCGGCACACGAGTTCCGTGTGCGGGCAAGATAA
- a CDS encoding deoxyhypusine synthase, translating to MHKHCNDPVKQFIPRAGMTVNELVSEMGGAGAYNGGSLFHAVDVYEKMLTDPDMTKFFGLSGAMVPAGMGGIVSTLIEKGHIDVLTSTGANLTHDLIEAIGCHHYHGNAECDDIELRKEEINRIYDIFLPNEAYEELEDFIQDVYTGLPEQPITISKLLRVIGEQLDTGILATAAKHEIPVYCPAFQDSVLGLQYWMFSQFHKKTILDAIGDMHELMNTAFNVKKAGAVLVGGGVPKNFTLQTMLMTENAFTYVVQLTGDRPDLGGLSGATLDEAKSWGKIGEGGIGVTVYGDATITLPILATATLERLEKK from the coding sequence ATGCACAAACACTGTAATGATCCGGTAAAGCAGTTCATTCCCCGTGCAGGCATGACGGTGAACGAACTCGTTTCCGAGATGGGAGGTGCGGGAGCTTACAACGGCGGCAGCCTCTTCCACGCGGTCGATGTCTATGAAAAAATGCTCACCGACCCGGACATGACGAAGTTCTTCGGTCTGTCCGGCGCAATGGTTCCGGCAGGAATGGGCGGCATCGTCTCAACTCTGATCGAAAAGGGACACATCGATGTTCTTACTTCGACCGGTGCAAACCTCACACATGATTTAATCGAGGCAATCGGCTGCCACCACTACCATGGGAACGCCGAGTGCGATGACATTGAACTGAGAAAAGAGGAGATCAACCGTATCTATGATATCTTCCTCCCCAACGAAGCCTACGAGGAACTGGAGGATTTCATTCAGGATGTCTACACCGGTCTACCGGAACAGCCGATCACGATCAGCAAACTCCTGCGGGTAATAGGCGAGCAACTCGACACAGGAATTCTTGCGACCGCAGCAAAGCATGAGATTCCTGTCTACTGTCCGGCGTTTCAAGACTCAGTCTTAGGACTTCAGTACTGGATGTTTTCCCAGTTCCACAAGAAGACAATTCTTGATGCGATCGGCGATATGCATGAGCTGATGAACACAGCATTCAATGTGAAGAAGGCGGGAGCTGTTCTTGTGGGCGGCGGTGTTCCCAAGAACTTCACGCTGCAGACGATGCTGATGACGGAAAATGCGTTCACCTATGTTGTGCAGCTGACCGGTGACCGGCCCGACCTCGGTGGACTGTCCGGGGCGACGCTGGATGAGGCAAAGTCCTGGGGAAAGATCGGCGAGGGCGGTATCGGTGTCACGGTCTACGGCGATGCGACGATTACGCTGCCGATTCTTGCAACGGCAACGCTCGAGCGGCTGGAGAAAAAATAA